A genomic segment from Sparus aurata chromosome 20, fSpaAur1.1, whole genome shotgun sequence encodes:
- the eef2k gene encoding eukaryotic elongation factor 2 kinase isoform X3, which produces MEEDLMFRMEDEEEGSAKRAPAQHRAPNKRASSMSDANASDDDDDDHFICPILDDSAKEICHYLKNLVYTRQLSNSLPKSNFVFKDAWKHAIEKAKAMPDPWAQFHLEEIKTEPCIRYRYNAITGEWAQDQVHIKMAAQPFGRGAMRECFRTKKLSNFSHSSNWKSASNYVAKSYMETVDRSVYFEDVKLQMEAKLWGEEYSRHRPPKPVDIMQMCVVEMMDRPGKPLFHLEHYIEGKYIKYNSNSGFVRDDNIRLTPQAFSHFSFERSGHQLIVVDIQGVGDLYTDPQIHTEKGTDFGDGNLGVRGMALFFHSHLCNKICKSMGLTPFDLSPAEKSQLDCTNKLLKSAQTVLRGCEEPCGSPRVRTMSASRAPPLLSRLSETSSADDSMSDVDSVPCSPLIFPCSPLGAPGSKSPMGLSFTGMYEHERLHNNNTGEHKESDSGGDSGYPSERRSEGDPNDHVDGAHHRYKRQYSESDDDSVRRRKMVAPPRVSASLNSFNPDSEWLTEEKWNFYHSSRAHIHRPSCVATEVERLSTLMQKKIGQSVLGKVHLAMVRYHEAGRFCEKDEQWDQDAAMFHLERAALCGELEAIVALGQCLLQLPHHILPDMELEDNAGNRMKGFKLLLQAAEAGDRSSMITVARAFDSGVDLPADRKQNWVEAIHWYDTMLNMMDYDEGGEYDGTQDEPRYLLLAREAEMYQEGGFDLKADPQRSGDLFTEAAEAAMAAMKGRLANKYYMKAEEAWALMEE; this is translated from the exons ATGGAGGAGGATCTGATGTTCAGgatggaggacgaggaggagggcagCGCCAAGAGAGCCCCTGCCCAACACAGGGCCCCCAATAAGAGGGCCTCCTCCATGAGCGACGCCAACGCCAgcgatgatgacgatgacgacCACTTCATCTGCCCCATCCTGGACGACTCCGCCAAAGAGATCTGCCACTACCTGAAGAATCTCGTCTACACCCGGCAGCTGTCAAACTCTCTTCCCAAGAGCAACTTTGTGTTCAAG GACGCATGGAAACATGCGATCGAGAAGGCCAAAGCCATGCCCGACCCCTGGGCACAGTTTCACCTGGAGGAAATCAAGACTGAACCCTGCATTCGTTACAG GTACAATGCCATCACAGGAGAGTGGGCTCAGGACCAGGTCCACATCAAGATGGCTGCCCAG CCGTTTGGGAGAGGGGCCATGAGGGAGTGCTTCAGAAC GAAGAAATTGTCGAATTTCTCGCACAGCAGCAACTGGAAGTCGGCGTCAAATTACGTGGCCAAGAGTTACATGGAGACGGTGGACAGAAGCGTCTACTTCGAGGACGTCAAGCTGCAAATGGAGGCTAAACTCTGGGGAGAGGAGTACAGCCGCCACCGACCTCCCAAACCG GTGGACATCATGCAGATGTGTGTGGTGGAGATGATGGACAGACCAGGTAAACCTCTCTTCCACCTGGAGCACTACATCGAGGGCAAGTACATCAAATACAACTCCAACTCCGGCTTTGTGAGGGACGACAACATCCGCCTCACTCCGCAG GCCTTCAGTCACTTCTCTTTTGAGCGCTCGGGCCACCAGCTGATCGTGGTGGACATCCAAGGAGTGGGAGATCTCTACACCGACCCTCAGATCCACACAGAGAAGGGGACTGACTTCGGAGATGGAAATCTAG GTGTGCGAGGCATGGCGCTGTTCTTCCACTCCCACCTGTGTAACAAGATCTGCAAGAGTATGGGCCTGACGCCTTTTGACCTCTCCCCCGCAGAGAAGTCCCAGCTGGACTGCACCAACAAACTGCTC AAATCGGCCCAGACGGTGCTGAGAGGCTGCGAGGAGCCCTGCGGTTCCCCTCGTGTCCGGACTATGTCGGCAAGCCGGGCCCCTCCGCTGTTGTCCCGCCTGTCTGAGACGTCCTCTGCAGACGATAGCATGAGCGACGTGGACTCGGTTCCCTGCTCCCCTCTCATCTTCCCCTGCTCCCCTCTAGGTGCACCTGGATCCAAGTCCCCCATGG GCCTGTCTTTTACTGGGATGTACGAACATGAACGACTCCACAATAACAACACGGGTGAACACAAG GAATCTGATAGCGGAGGGGACAGCGGCTACCCCAGCGAGAGGAGGAGTGAAGGCGACCCAAATGACCATGTGGACGGG GCCCATCATCGCTACAAAAGACAATATTCTGAGTCGGATGACGACAGTGTCAGACGG AGGAAGATGGTTGCTCCTCCACGAGTCTCTGCCAGTTTAAATTCATTCAATCCGGACAGCGAATGG CTGACCGAGGAGAAGTGGAACTTCTACCATTCGTCTCGCGCTCACATCCACCGTCCTTCGTGCGTGGCCACCGAGGTGGAGCGACTCAGCACTCTGATGCAGAAGAAGATCGGCCAGTCAGTCCTCGGAAAG GTCCACCTGGCGATGGTGCGGTACCACGAAGCGGGCCGTTTCTGCGAGAAGGACGAGCAATGGGACCAGGACGCAGCCATGTTCCACCTGGAGAGAGCTGCACTGTGCGGAGAGCTGGAGGCCATCGTGGCCCTGGGGCAGTGCTTACTGCAGCTGCCTCATCACATCCTGCCTGACATGGAGCTGGAG GATAATGCAGGAAACCGTATGAAAGGTTTTAAGCTCCTGCTGCAGGCTGCGGAGGCTGGTGACAGATCTTCCATGATCACGGTGGCCAGAGCTTTTGATTCTGGGGTCGATCTGCCAGCTGACAG AAAGCAGAACTGGGTGGAAGCCATTCACTGGTACGACACCATGTTGAACATGATGGACTACGACGAGGGGGGAGAGTACGACGGGACGCAGGACGAGCCTCGCTACCTGCTGCTGgccagagaggcagagatgtACCAAGAGGGAGGCTTCGACCTCAAGGCAGACCCACAGAGATCAG GTGATCTGTTtacagaagcagcagaagctGCCATGGCGGCCATGAAAGGTCGACTGGCGAACAAGTACTACATGAAAGCTGAGGAGGCCTGGGCGCTCATGGAGGAGTAA
- the eef2k gene encoding eukaryotic elongation factor 2 kinase isoform X6, with product MEEDLMFRMEDEEEGSAKRAPAQHRAPNKRASSMSDANASDDDDDDHFICPILDDSAKEICHYLKNLVYTRQLSNSLPKSNFVFKDAWKHAIEKAKAMPDPWAQFHLEEIKTEPCIRYRYNAITGEWAQDQVHIKMAAQPFGRGAMRECFRTKKLSNFSHSSNWKSASNYVAKSYMETVDRSVYFEDVKLQMEAKLWGEEYSRHRPPKPVDIMQMCVVEMMDRPGKPLFHLEHYIEGKYIKYNSNSGFVRDDNIRLTPQAFSHFSFERSGHQLIVVDIQGVGDLYTDPQIHTEKGTDFGDGNLGVRGMALFFHSHLCNKICKSMGLTPFDLSPAEKSQLDCTNKLLKSAQTVLRGCEEPCGSPRVRTMSASRAPPLLSRLSETSSADDSMSDVDSVPCSPLIFPCSPLGAPGSKSPMGLSFTGMYEHERLHNNNTGEHKESDSGGDSGYPSERRSEGDPNDHVDGLTEEKWNFYHSSRAHIHRPSCVATEVERLSTLMQKKIGQSVLGKVHLAMVRYHEAGRFCEKDEQWDQDAAMFHLERAALCGELEAIVALGQCLLQLPHHILPDMELEDNAGNRMKGFKLLLQAAEAGDRSSMITVARAFDSGVDLPADRKQNWVEAIHWYDTMLNMMDYDEGGEYDGTQDEPRYLLLAREAEMYQEGGFDLKADPQRSGDLFTEAAEAAMAAMKGRLANKYYMKAEEAWALMEE from the exons ATGGAGGAGGATCTGATGTTCAGgatggaggacgaggaggagggcagCGCCAAGAGAGCCCCTGCCCAACACAGGGCCCCCAATAAGAGGGCCTCCTCCATGAGCGACGCCAACGCCAgcgatgatgacgatgacgacCACTTCATCTGCCCCATCCTGGACGACTCCGCCAAAGAGATCTGCCACTACCTGAAGAATCTCGTCTACACCCGGCAGCTGTCAAACTCTCTTCCCAAGAGCAACTTTGTGTTCAAG GACGCATGGAAACATGCGATCGAGAAGGCCAAAGCCATGCCCGACCCCTGGGCACAGTTTCACCTGGAGGAAATCAAGACTGAACCCTGCATTCGTTACAG GTACAATGCCATCACAGGAGAGTGGGCTCAGGACCAGGTCCACATCAAGATGGCTGCCCAG CCGTTTGGGAGAGGGGCCATGAGGGAGTGCTTCAGAAC GAAGAAATTGTCGAATTTCTCGCACAGCAGCAACTGGAAGTCGGCGTCAAATTACGTGGCCAAGAGTTACATGGAGACGGTGGACAGAAGCGTCTACTTCGAGGACGTCAAGCTGCAAATGGAGGCTAAACTCTGGGGAGAGGAGTACAGCCGCCACCGACCTCCCAAACCG GTGGACATCATGCAGATGTGTGTGGTGGAGATGATGGACAGACCAGGTAAACCTCTCTTCCACCTGGAGCACTACATCGAGGGCAAGTACATCAAATACAACTCCAACTCCGGCTTTGTGAGGGACGACAACATCCGCCTCACTCCGCAG GCCTTCAGTCACTTCTCTTTTGAGCGCTCGGGCCACCAGCTGATCGTGGTGGACATCCAAGGAGTGGGAGATCTCTACACCGACCCTCAGATCCACACAGAGAAGGGGACTGACTTCGGAGATGGAAATCTAG GTGTGCGAGGCATGGCGCTGTTCTTCCACTCCCACCTGTGTAACAAGATCTGCAAGAGTATGGGCCTGACGCCTTTTGACCTCTCCCCCGCAGAGAAGTCCCAGCTGGACTGCACCAACAAACTGCTC AAATCGGCCCAGACGGTGCTGAGAGGCTGCGAGGAGCCCTGCGGTTCCCCTCGTGTCCGGACTATGTCGGCAAGCCGGGCCCCTCCGCTGTTGTCCCGCCTGTCTGAGACGTCCTCTGCAGACGATAGCATGAGCGACGTGGACTCGGTTCCCTGCTCCCCTCTCATCTTCCCCTGCTCCCCTCTAGGTGCACCTGGATCCAAGTCCCCCATGG GCCTGTCTTTTACTGGGATGTACGAACATGAACGACTCCACAATAACAACACGGGTGAACACAAG GAATCTGATAGCGGAGGGGACAGCGGCTACCCCAGCGAGAGGAGGAGTGAAGGCGACCCAAATGACCATGTGGACGGG CTGACCGAGGAGAAGTGGAACTTCTACCATTCGTCTCGCGCTCACATCCACCGTCCTTCGTGCGTGGCCACCGAGGTGGAGCGACTCAGCACTCTGATGCAGAAGAAGATCGGCCAGTCAGTCCTCGGAAAG GTCCACCTGGCGATGGTGCGGTACCACGAAGCGGGCCGTTTCTGCGAGAAGGACGAGCAATGGGACCAGGACGCAGCCATGTTCCACCTGGAGAGAGCTGCACTGTGCGGAGAGCTGGAGGCCATCGTGGCCCTGGGGCAGTGCTTACTGCAGCTGCCTCATCACATCCTGCCTGACATGGAGCTGGAG GATAATGCAGGAAACCGTATGAAAGGTTTTAAGCTCCTGCTGCAGGCTGCGGAGGCTGGTGACAGATCTTCCATGATCACGGTGGCCAGAGCTTTTGATTCTGGGGTCGATCTGCCAGCTGACAG AAAGCAGAACTGGGTGGAAGCCATTCACTGGTACGACACCATGTTGAACATGATGGACTACGACGAGGGGGGAGAGTACGACGGGACGCAGGACGAGCCTCGCTACCTGCTGCTGgccagagaggcagagatgtACCAAGAGGGAGGCTTCGACCTCAAGGCAGACCCACAGAGATCAG GTGATCTGTTtacagaagcagcagaagctGCCATGGCGGCCATGAAAGGTCGACTGGCGAACAAGTACTACATGAAAGCTGAGGAGGCCTGGGCGCTCATGGAGGAGTAA
- the eef2k gene encoding eukaryotic elongation factor 2 kinase isoform X5: MEEDLMFRMEDEEEGSAKRAPAQHRAPNKRASSMSDANASDDDDDDHFICPILDDSAKEICHYLKNLVYTRQLSNSLPKSNFVFKNETETEAEPRSYKVLSESARDAWKHAIEKAKAMPDPWAQFHLEEIKTEPCIRYRYNAITGEWAQDQVHIKMAAQPFGRGAMRECFRTKKLSNFSHSSNWKSASNYVAKSYMETVDRSVYFEDVKLQMEAKLWGEEYSRHRPPKPVDIMQMCVVEMMDRPGKPLFHLEHYIEGKYIKYNSNSGFVRDDNIRLTPQAFSHFSFERSGHQLIVVDIQGVGDLYTDPQIHTEKGTDFGDGNLGVRGMALFFHSHLCNKICKSMGLTPFDLSPAEKSQLDCTNKLLKSAQTVLRGCEEPCGSPRVRTMSASRAPPLLSRLSETSSADDSMSDVDSVPCSPLIFPCSPLGAPGSKSPMGLSFTGMYEHERLHNNNTGEHKESDSGGDSGYPSERRSEGDPNDHVDGLTEEKWNFYHSSRAHIHRPSCVATEVERLSTLMQKKIGQSVLGKVHLAMVRYHEAGRFCEKDEQWDQDAAMFHLERAALCGELEAIVALGQCLLQLPHHILPDMELEDNAGNRMKGFKLLLQAAEAGDRSSMITVARAFDSGVDLPADRKQNWVEAIHWYDTMLNMMDYDEGGEYDGTQDEPRYLLLAREAEMYQEGGFDLKADPQRSGDLFTEAAEAAMAAMKGRLANKYYMKAEEAWALMEE; encoded by the exons ATGGAGGAGGATCTGATGTTCAGgatggaggacgaggaggagggcagCGCCAAGAGAGCCCCTGCCCAACACAGGGCCCCCAATAAGAGGGCCTCCTCCATGAGCGACGCCAACGCCAgcgatgatgacgatgacgacCACTTCATCTGCCCCATCCTGGACGACTCCGCCAAAGAGATCTGCCACTACCTGAAGAATCTCGTCTACACCCGGCAGCTGTCAAACTCTCTTCCCAAGAGCAACTTTGTGTTCAAG aatgaaacagagacagaggcagaacCTCGGTCGTACAAGGTTTTGTCTGAGAGCGCACGG GACGCATGGAAACATGCGATCGAGAAGGCCAAAGCCATGCCCGACCCCTGGGCACAGTTTCACCTGGAGGAAATCAAGACTGAACCCTGCATTCGTTACAG GTACAATGCCATCACAGGAGAGTGGGCTCAGGACCAGGTCCACATCAAGATGGCTGCCCAG CCGTTTGGGAGAGGGGCCATGAGGGAGTGCTTCAGAAC GAAGAAATTGTCGAATTTCTCGCACAGCAGCAACTGGAAGTCGGCGTCAAATTACGTGGCCAAGAGTTACATGGAGACGGTGGACAGAAGCGTCTACTTCGAGGACGTCAAGCTGCAAATGGAGGCTAAACTCTGGGGAGAGGAGTACAGCCGCCACCGACCTCCCAAACCG GTGGACATCATGCAGATGTGTGTGGTGGAGATGATGGACAGACCAGGTAAACCTCTCTTCCACCTGGAGCACTACATCGAGGGCAAGTACATCAAATACAACTCCAACTCCGGCTTTGTGAGGGACGACAACATCCGCCTCACTCCGCAG GCCTTCAGTCACTTCTCTTTTGAGCGCTCGGGCCACCAGCTGATCGTGGTGGACATCCAAGGAGTGGGAGATCTCTACACCGACCCTCAGATCCACACAGAGAAGGGGACTGACTTCGGAGATGGAAATCTAG GTGTGCGAGGCATGGCGCTGTTCTTCCACTCCCACCTGTGTAACAAGATCTGCAAGAGTATGGGCCTGACGCCTTTTGACCTCTCCCCCGCAGAGAAGTCCCAGCTGGACTGCACCAACAAACTGCTC AAATCGGCCCAGACGGTGCTGAGAGGCTGCGAGGAGCCCTGCGGTTCCCCTCGTGTCCGGACTATGTCGGCAAGCCGGGCCCCTCCGCTGTTGTCCCGCCTGTCTGAGACGTCCTCTGCAGACGATAGCATGAGCGACGTGGACTCGGTTCCCTGCTCCCCTCTCATCTTCCCCTGCTCCCCTCTAGGTGCACCTGGATCCAAGTCCCCCATGG GCCTGTCTTTTACTGGGATGTACGAACATGAACGACTCCACAATAACAACACGGGTGAACACAAG GAATCTGATAGCGGAGGGGACAGCGGCTACCCCAGCGAGAGGAGGAGTGAAGGCGACCCAAATGACCATGTGGACGGG CTGACCGAGGAGAAGTGGAACTTCTACCATTCGTCTCGCGCTCACATCCACCGTCCTTCGTGCGTGGCCACCGAGGTGGAGCGACTCAGCACTCTGATGCAGAAGAAGATCGGCCAGTCAGTCCTCGGAAAG GTCCACCTGGCGATGGTGCGGTACCACGAAGCGGGCCGTTTCTGCGAGAAGGACGAGCAATGGGACCAGGACGCAGCCATGTTCCACCTGGAGAGAGCTGCACTGTGCGGAGAGCTGGAGGCCATCGTGGCCCTGGGGCAGTGCTTACTGCAGCTGCCTCATCACATCCTGCCTGACATGGAGCTGGAG GATAATGCAGGAAACCGTATGAAAGGTTTTAAGCTCCTGCTGCAGGCTGCGGAGGCTGGTGACAGATCTTCCATGATCACGGTGGCCAGAGCTTTTGATTCTGGGGTCGATCTGCCAGCTGACAG AAAGCAGAACTGGGTGGAAGCCATTCACTGGTACGACACCATGTTGAACATGATGGACTACGACGAGGGGGGAGAGTACGACGGGACGCAGGACGAGCCTCGCTACCTGCTGCTGgccagagaggcagagatgtACCAAGAGGGAGGCTTCGACCTCAAGGCAGACCCACAGAGATCAG GTGATCTGTTtacagaagcagcagaagctGCCATGGCGGCCATGAAAGGTCGACTGGCGAACAAGTACTACATGAAAGCTGAGGAGGCCTGGGCGCTCATGGAGGAGTAA
- the eef2k gene encoding eukaryotic elongation factor 2 kinase isoform X4: MEEDLMFRMEDEEEGSAKRAPAQHRAPNKRASSMSDANASDDDDDDHFICPILDDSAKEICHYLKNLVYTRQLSNSLPKSNFVFKNETETEAEPRSYKVLSESARDAWKHAIEKAKAMPDPWAQFHLEEIKTEPCIRYRYNAITGEWAQDQVHIKMAAQPFGRGAMRECFRTKKLSNFSHSSNWKSASNYVAKSYMETVDRSVYFEDVKLQMEAKLWGEEYSRHRPPKPVDIMQMCVVEMMDRPGKPLFHLEHYIEGKYIKYNSNSGFVRDDNIRLTPQAFSHFSFERSGHQLIVVDIQGVGDLYTDPQIHTEKGTDFGDGNLGVRGMALFFHSHLCNKICKSMGLTPFDLSPAEKSQLDCTNKLLKSAQTVLRGCEEPCGSPRVRTMSASRAPPLLSRLSETSSADDSMSDVDSVPCSPLIFPCSPLGAPGSKSPMGLSFTGMYEHERLHNNNTGEHKESDSGGDSGYPSERRSEGDPNDHVDGAHHRYKRQYSESDDDSVRRLTEEKWNFYHSSRAHIHRPSCVATEVERLSTLMQKKIGQSVLGKVHLAMVRYHEAGRFCEKDEQWDQDAAMFHLERAALCGELEAIVALGQCLLQLPHHILPDMELEDNAGNRMKGFKLLLQAAEAGDRSSMITVARAFDSGVDLPADRKQNWVEAIHWYDTMLNMMDYDEGGEYDGTQDEPRYLLLAREAEMYQEGGFDLKADPQRSGDLFTEAAEAAMAAMKGRLANKYYMKAEEAWALMEE, encoded by the exons ATGGAGGAGGATCTGATGTTCAGgatggaggacgaggaggagggcagCGCCAAGAGAGCCCCTGCCCAACACAGGGCCCCCAATAAGAGGGCCTCCTCCATGAGCGACGCCAACGCCAgcgatgatgacgatgacgacCACTTCATCTGCCCCATCCTGGACGACTCCGCCAAAGAGATCTGCCACTACCTGAAGAATCTCGTCTACACCCGGCAGCTGTCAAACTCTCTTCCCAAGAGCAACTTTGTGTTCAAG aatgaaacagagacagaggcagaacCTCGGTCGTACAAGGTTTTGTCTGAGAGCGCACGG GACGCATGGAAACATGCGATCGAGAAGGCCAAAGCCATGCCCGACCCCTGGGCACAGTTTCACCTGGAGGAAATCAAGACTGAACCCTGCATTCGTTACAG GTACAATGCCATCACAGGAGAGTGGGCTCAGGACCAGGTCCACATCAAGATGGCTGCCCAG CCGTTTGGGAGAGGGGCCATGAGGGAGTGCTTCAGAAC GAAGAAATTGTCGAATTTCTCGCACAGCAGCAACTGGAAGTCGGCGTCAAATTACGTGGCCAAGAGTTACATGGAGACGGTGGACAGAAGCGTCTACTTCGAGGACGTCAAGCTGCAAATGGAGGCTAAACTCTGGGGAGAGGAGTACAGCCGCCACCGACCTCCCAAACCG GTGGACATCATGCAGATGTGTGTGGTGGAGATGATGGACAGACCAGGTAAACCTCTCTTCCACCTGGAGCACTACATCGAGGGCAAGTACATCAAATACAACTCCAACTCCGGCTTTGTGAGGGACGACAACATCCGCCTCACTCCGCAG GCCTTCAGTCACTTCTCTTTTGAGCGCTCGGGCCACCAGCTGATCGTGGTGGACATCCAAGGAGTGGGAGATCTCTACACCGACCCTCAGATCCACACAGAGAAGGGGACTGACTTCGGAGATGGAAATCTAG GTGTGCGAGGCATGGCGCTGTTCTTCCACTCCCACCTGTGTAACAAGATCTGCAAGAGTATGGGCCTGACGCCTTTTGACCTCTCCCCCGCAGAGAAGTCCCAGCTGGACTGCACCAACAAACTGCTC AAATCGGCCCAGACGGTGCTGAGAGGCTGCGAGGAGCCCTGCGGTTCCCCTCGTGTCCGGACTATGTCGGCAAGCCGGGCCCCTCCGCTGTTGTCCCGCCTGTCTGAGACGTCCTCTGCAGACGATAGCATGAGCGACGTGGACTCGGTTCCCTGCTCCCCTCTCATCTTCCCCTGCTCCCCTCTAGGTGCACCTGGATCCAAGTCCCCCATGG GCCTGTCTTTTACTGGGATGTACGAACATGAACGACTCCACAATAACAACACGGGTGAACACAAG GAATCTGATAGCGGAGGGGACAGCGGCTACCCCAGCGAGAGGAGGAGTGAAGGCGACCCAAATGACCATGTGGACGGG GCCCATCATCGCTACAAAAGACAATATTCTGAGTCGGATGACGACAGTGTCAGACGG CTGACCGAGGAGAAGTGGAACTTCTACCATTCGTCTCGCGCTCACATCCACCGTCCTTCGTGCGTGGCCACCGAGGTGGAGCGACTCAGCACTCTGATGCAGAAGAAGATCGGCCAGTCAGTCCTCGGAAAG GTCCACCTGGCGATGGTGCGGTACCACGAAGCGGGCCGTTTCTGCGAGAAGGACGAGCAATGGGACCAGGACGCAGCCATGTTCCACCTGGAGAGAGCTGCACTGTGCGGAGAGCTGGAGGCCATCGTGGCCCTGGGGCAGTGCTTACTGCAGCTGCCTCATCACATCCTGCCTGACATGGAGCTGGAG GATAATGCAGGAAACCGTATGAAAGGTTTTAAGCTCCTGCTGCAGGCTGCGGAGGCTGGTGACAGATCTTCCATGATCACGGTGGCCAGAGCTTTTGATTCTGGGGTCGATCTGCCAGCTGACAG AAAGCAGAACTGGGTGGAAGCCATTCACTGGTACGACACCATGTTGAACATGATGGACTACGACGAGGGGGGAGAGTACGACGGGACGCAGGACGAGCCTCGCTACCTGCTGCTGgccagagaggcagagatgtACCAAGAGGGAGGCTTCGACCTCAAGGCAGACCCACAGAGATCAG GTGATCTGTTtacagaagcagcagaagctGCCATGGCGGCCATGAAAGGTCGACTGGCGAACAAGTACTACATGAAAGCTGAGGAGGCCTGGGCGCTCATGGAGGAGTAA